The following coding sequences lie in one Saimiri boliviensis isolate mSaiBol1 chromosome 6, mSaiBol1.pri, whole genome shotgun sequence genomic window:
- the CYB5R2 gene encoding NADH-cytochrome b5 reductase 2 isoform X3: MLGVSLRDPSLLLAITVIGVTVLVLVLKSMNSRRREPVTLQDREAKYSLPLIEKEKISHNTRRFRFGLPSPDHVLGLPVGNYVQLLANIDNELVVRAYTPVSSDDDRGFVDLIIKIYFKNVHPQYPEGGKMTQYLENMKIGDTIFFRGPKGRLFYHGPGNLGIRPDHTSEPEKKLVHHLGMIAGGTGITPMLQLIRHITKDPNDRTRMSLIFANQTEEDILVRKELEEIAKTHPDQFDLWYTLDRPPIGMISNALTHHRLEVQLRLCYR, from the exons ATGTTGGGCGTCTCACTCCGG GACCCATCCCTGCTCCTGGCCATCACCGTCATTGGGGTTACTGTGCTCGTGTTGGTCCTGAAGAGCATGAACTCCAGGAGGAGAGAGCCTGTCACCTTACAGGACCGGGAAGCCAAGTACTCGCTGCCTTTGATTGAGAAAGAG AAAATCAGCCACAACACCCGGAGGTTCCGCTTTGGACTGCCTTCGCCGGACCATGTCTTAGGGCTTCCTGTAG GTAACTATGTCCAGCTCTTGGCGAACATTGATAATGAATTGGTGGTTAGGGCTTACACGCCTGTCTCCAGTGATGATGACAGAGGCTTTGTGGACCTAATTATAAAG ATCTACTTCAAAAATGTACACCCCCAATACCCTGAAGGGGGGAAGATGACTCAGTATTTGGAGAACATGAAAATCGGGGATACCATCTTTTTTCGAGGGCCAAAGGGACGTCTGTTTTACCATGGGCCAG GGAATCTTGGAATCAGACCAGACCATACAAGTGAGCCTGAAAAAAAACTGGTCCATCACCTGGGAATGATTGCCGGGGGCACAG GAATCACACCCATGCTGCAGCTCATTCGCCATATCACCAAGGACCCCAATGACAGGACCAGGATGTCCCTCATCTTTGCCAACCAG ACAGAGGAGGATATCTTGGTCAGAAAGGAGCTTGAAGAAATTGCCAAGACTCACCCAGACCAGTTCGACCTGTGGTACACCCTGGACAGGCCTCCCATTGGTATGATATCCAATGCCCTCACCCACCACAG ACTGGAAGTACAGCTCAGGCTTTGTTACCGCTGA
- the CYB5R2 gene encoding NADH-cytochrome b5 reductase 2 isoform X1 has product MLGVSLRDPSLLLAITVIGVTVLVLVLKSMNSRRREPVTLQDREAKYSLPLIEKEKISHNTRRFRFGLPSPDHVLGLPVGNYVQLLANIDNELVVRAYTPVSSDDDRGFVDLIIKIYFKNVHPQYPEGGKMTQYLENMKIGDTIFFRGPKGRLFYHGPGNLGIRPDHTSEPEKKLVHHLGMIAGGTGITPMLQLIRHITKDPNDRTRMSLIFANQTEEDILVRKELEEIAKTHPDQFDLWYTLDRPPIDWKYSSGFVTADMIKEHLPPPGKSTLILVCGPPLLIQTAAHPNLEMLGYTQDMVFTY; this is encoded by the exons ATGTTGGGCGTCTCACTCCGG GACCCATCCCTGCTCCTGGCCATCACCGTCATTGGGGTTACTGTGCTCGTGTTGGTCCTGAAGAGCATGAACTCCAGGAGGAGAGAGCCTGTCACCTTACAGGACCGGGAAGCCAAGTACTCGCTGCCTTTGATTGAGAAAGAG AAAATCAGCCACAACACCCGGAGGTTCCGCTTTGGACTGCCTTCGCCGGACCATGTCTTAGGGCTTCCTGTAG GTAACTATGTCCAGCTCTTGGCGAACATTGATAATGAATTGGTGGTTAGGGCTTACACGCCTGTCTCCAGTGATGATGACAGAGGCTTTGTGGACCTAATTATAAAG ATCTACTTCAAAAATGTACACCCCCAATACCCTGAAGGGGGGAAGATGACTCAGTATTTGGAGAACATGAAAATCGGGGATACCATCTTTTTTCGAGGGCCAAAGGGACGTCTGTTTTACCATGGGCCAG GGAATCTTGGAATCAGACCAGACCATACAAGTGAGCCTGAAAAAAAACTGGTCCATCACCTGGGAATGATTGCCGGGGGCACAG GAATCACACCCATGCTGCAGCTCATTCGCCATATCACCAAGGACCCCAATGACAGGACCAGGATGTCCCTCATCTTTGCCAACCAG ACAGAGGAGGATATCTTGGTCAGAAAGGAGCTTGAAGAAATTGCCAAGACTCACCCAGACCAGTTCGACCTGTGGTACACCCTGGACAGGCCTCCCATTG ACTGGAAGTACAGCTCAGGCTTTGTTACCGCTGACATGATCAAAGAGCACCTTCCTCCTCCAGGGAAGTCCACACTCATCCTGGTCTGTGGCCCGCCACTCCTGATCCAAACAGCGGCTCACCCTAACCTGGAGATGCTGGGCTATACCCAGGACATGGTTTTCACCTACTAA
- the CYB5R2 gene encoding NADH-cytochrome b5 reductase 2 isoform X2, giving the protein MNSRRREPVTLQDREAKYSLPLIEKEKISHNTRRFRFGLPSPDHVLGLPVGNYVQLLANIDNELVVRAYTPVSSDDDRGFVDLIIKIYFKNVHPQYPEGGKMTQYLENMKIGDTIFFRGPKGRLFYHGPGNLGIRPDHTSEPEKKLVHHLGMIAGGTGITPMLQLIRHITKDPNDRTRMSLIFANQTEEDILVRKELEEIAKTHPDQFDLWYTLDRPPIDWKYSSGFVTADMIKEHLPPPGKSTLILVCGPPLLIQTAAHPNLEMLGYTQDMVFTY; this is encoded by the exons ATGAACTCCAGGAGGAGAGAGCCTGTCACCTTACAGGACCGGGAAGCCAAGTACTCGCTGCCTTTGATTGAGAAAGAG AAAATCAGCCACAACACCCGGAGGTTCCGCTTTGGACTGCCTTCGCCGGACCATGTCTTAGGGCTTCCTGTAG GTAACTATGTCCAGCTCTTGGCGAACATTGATAATGAATTGGTGGTTAGGGCTTACACGCCTGTCTCCAGTGATGATGACAGAGGCTTTGTGGACCTAATTATAAAG ATCTACTTCAAAAATGTACACCCCCAATACCCTGAAGGGGGGAAGATGACTCAGTATTTGGAGAACATGAAAATCGGGGATACCATCTTTTTTCGAGGGCCAAAGGGACGTCTGTTTTACCATGGGCCAG GGAATCTTGGAATCAGACCAGACCATACAAGTGAGCCTGAAAAAAAACTGGTCCATCACCTGGGAATGATTGCCGGGGGCACAG GAATCACACCCATGCTGCAGCTCATTCGCCATATCACCAAGGACCCCAATGACAGGACCAGGATGTCCCTCATCTTTGCCAACCAG ACAGAGGAGGATATCTTGGTCAGAAAGGAGCTTGAAGAAATTGCCAAGACTCACCCAGACCAGTTCGACCTGTGGTACACCCTGGACAGGCCTCCCATTG ACTGGAAGTACAGCTCAGGCTTTGTTACCGCTGACATGATCAAAGAGCACCTTCCTCCTCCAGGGAAGTCCACACTCATCCTGGTCTGTGGCCCGCCACTCCTGATCCAAACAGCGGCTCACCCTAACCTGGAGATGCTGGGCTATACCCAGGACATGGTTTTCACCTACTAA